From one Flavobacterium sp. N502536 genomic stretch:
- a CDS encoding type I restriction endonuclease, with the protein MEINLQLKSLADKITQLKSKIETEESTKHAFVLPFIHALGYDAFNPLEVVPEFTADLGLKKGEKVDYAIFQNGEPIIIVECKSWKENLTIHNSQLFRYFHVTKTRFALLTNGITYQFFTDLDDQNKMDEKPFLEFDITNLKENTINEISKFHKSSFDVDNIISNASSLKYIKEIKKQINAELENPSNDFTKLFASKVYTGRLTEKVMDEFKDLVQKSFSQYINEKINDRLNAALTKETIKQQEEQIAFLEEESKIQTTEEELEGYRIIVAILRQKLPTSRIVYRDTQSYFGILLDDNNRKPLCRLHLNGGKKYISLFNDNKNETKTAIASIDDIYQFGKELLDTVRLYETE; encoded by the coding sequence ATGGAAATCAATCTTCAACTTAAATCATTAGCGGATAAAATTACTCAGCTAAAAAGCAAAATCGAAACCGAAGAATCTACCAAACATGCTTTTGTTTTACCTTTTATTCATGCCTTAGGCTATGATGCCTTTAATCCCTTGGAAGTCGTTCCGGAATTTACCGCAGACCTCGGTTTAAAGAAAGGCGAAAAAGTAGATTATGCCATCTTTCAAAATGGCGAGCCCATTATAATTGTAGAGTGTAAAAGCTGGAAAGAAAACCTAACAATCCATAATTCACAATTGTTTCGCTATTTTCATGTAACCAAAACTCGTTTTGCTCTTTTGACCAATGGTATTACTTATCAATTTTTTACTGATTTGGACGATCAGAATAAAATGGACGAGAAGCCCTTTCTGGAATTCGACATTACCAACCTCAAAGAAAACACAATCAACGAGATTTCTAAGTTTCATAAAAGCAGTTTTGACGTTGATAATATCATTAGTAATGCAAGTTCTTTAAAATACATCAAAGAAATCAAAAAGCAGATTAATGCAGAACTCGAAAATCCTTCCAATGATTTTACCAAACTTTTTGCCAGTAAAGTATACACCGGAAGGCTTACTGAAAAAGTAATGGACGAATTTAAAGATCTGGTTCAAAAATCTTTCAGTCAATACATTAACGAAAAAATCAACGATCGCCTAAATGCTGCTCTTACCAAAGAAACCATCAAGCAGCAGGAAGAACAAATCGCTTTCCTTGAAGAAGAAAGTAAAATACAAACCACTGAAGAAGAACTTGAAGGATATCGTATTATAGTTGCCATATTAAGACAAAAACTTCCCACAAGCCGAATTGTATATCGTGACACCCAATCCTATTTCGGAATTTTGCTGGACGATAACAATCGCAAACCGCTTTGTCGTCTTCACCTTAACGGAGGAAAAAAATACATCAGTCTTTTTAACGACAACAAAAACGAGACAAAAACAGCGATTGCATCGATTGACGATATTTACCAATTTGGGAAAGAGTTATTGGATACAGTGAGACTTTATGAAACGGAATGA